A section of the Neorhizobium galegae bv. orientalis str. HAMBI 540 genome encodes:
- a CDS encoding AraC family transcriptional regulator, with protein MNLIVTQRLPDLSRGLLDRLRPMVAGRLKPGMNAYAEQLFIYCCFDREKVKALELEDPMIGIVLYGQKEIWFGDRTHAFPPGSVFVLPRKVPMDVVNIPDETTGFYVALRLDVPSLPEGIPPLSTAERLKGGELGNFGVPLSDGLVEALCHAATTIADGAIGETIKRLRMAEVLALLRPLPEARLLFRQSLSDEIAWLIATAPSEQWSITEVAEQIGIGASTLRRRLSLEGGSFRAILRRERLKAGQNAISSGASSIAAAEAAGYASRSHFSRRFRETFGTSPTGRP; from the coding sequence ATGAACCTGATCGTCACCCAGCGTCTTCCTGATCTTTCCCGCGGCCTGCTCGACCGTCTGCGCCCGATGGTGGCGGGGCGTCTCAAGCCCGGCATGAACGCTTATGCGGAACAGCTGTTCATCTATTGCTGTTTTGACCGGGAAAAGGTGAAGGCGCTGGAGCTCGAAGATCCGATGATCGGCATCGTGCTCTACGGGCAGAAGGAAATCTGGTTCGGCGATCGGACGCATGCCTTCCCGCCGGGCTCCGTCTTCGTCCTGCCGCGCAAGGTGCCAATGGATGTCGTCAACATTCCCGACGAGACGACCGGGTTCTACGTCGCACTGCGCCTCGACGTTCCGTCGCTGCCGGAAGGGATACCGCCGCTCTCGACGGCGGAGCGGCTGAAGGGCGGGGAACTTGGCAATTTCGGCGTGCCGCTCAGCGATGGTCTGGTGGAGGCGCTCTGTCATGCGGCCACCACGATTGCCGACGGGGCCATCGGCGAAACGATCAAGCGGCTGCGGATGGCCGAGGTGCTGGCATTGCTCCGCCCGCTGCCGGAAGCGCGGCTGCTGTTCCGCCAGAGCCTTTCGGACGAGATCGCCTGGCTTATCGCCACAGCCCCTTCCGAACAGTGGAGCATAACCGAGGTCGCCGAACAGATCGGCATCGGTGCCTCGACGCTGCGGCGTCGCCTTTCCCTGGAGGGTGGCTCGTTCCGAGCGATCCTGCGCCGGGAGCGGCTGAAGGCGGGCCAGAACGCCATATCCTCGGGCGCCTCCAGCATCGCTGCGGCGGAGGCGGCCGGTTATGCCTCGCGGTCGCATTTCTCCCGCCGTTTTCGCGAGACTTTCGGCACCAGTCCGACCGGTCGGCCCTGA
- a CDS encoding N-acyl homoserine lactonase family protein gives MKTLATLSTLGASVLAAGVALFTLSGSARAAADLELWRLDCGSIVVKDLSSFSDTFAYKGESRTLTDSCYVIRHGADYLLWDTGLPAALIGKAPDLTQPLAPSLSVDIPTQLAKIGIKPDQIGIVGISHNHFDHLGQASTFAKATMMIGAGDWESLHENPLPFGVMPALVQPWMDGKAKIDPASGDRDVFGDGSVMMLAMPGHTKGETALLVKLPQSGPVLLSGDVVHFEEQIGNNGVPPFNIDRAESLASMERMNRIAKQLNAKLVVQHDADDIGKLPAFPASAR, from the coding sequence ATGAAGACCTTAGCCACTCTTTCCACCCTTGGCGCTTCCGTTCTGGCCGCGGGCGTCGCCCTCTTCACCCTGTCGGGCTCCGCTCGCGCCGCAGCCGATCTCGAACTGTGGCGGCTCGATTGCGGCTCGATCGTGGTCAAGGACCTGTCGAGCTTTTCCGATACGTTCGCTTATAAAGGCGAAAGCCGCACCCTGACCGACAGCTGCTATGTGATCCGCCACGGTGCAGATTACCTGCTCTGGGATACCGGCCTGCCGGCGGCCCTGATCGGCAAGGCGCCGGACCTCACCCAGCCGCTCGCGCCATCGCTTTCCGTCGACATCCCGACCCAGCTCGCGAAGATCGGTATCAAGCCGGACCAGATCGGCATCGTCGGCATCAGCCACAACCATTTCGACCATCTCGGCCAGGCCTCGACGTTTGCGAAGGCAACGATGATGATCGGCGCCGGCGACTGGGAAAGCCTGCATGAAAATCCCCTGCCCTTCGGGGTCATGCCGGCGCTCGTCCAGCCCTGGATGGACGGCAAGGCAAAGATTGACCCTGCCTCGGGTGATCGCGACGTGTTCGGCGACGGTTCGGTGATGATGCTGGCCATGCCCGGCCACACCAAGGGCGAGACGGCGCTGCTCGTCAAACTACCGCAGAGCGGACCGGTCCTGCTTTCCGGCGACGTCGTGCATTTCGAAGAGCAGATCGGAAACAACGGCGTGCCGCCCTTCAATATCGACCGGGCCGAAAGCCTCGCCTCGATGGAGCGCATGAACCGGATCGCCAAGCAGCTGAACGCAAAGCTGGTCGTCCAGCACGACGCAGACGATATCGGCAAGCTGCCGGCTTTCCCGGCCAGCGCCCGCTGA
- a CDS encoding glutathione S-transferase N-terminal domain-containing protein has product MADLSAFPITSRWPAENPDVLQLYSTPTPNGVKVSIMLEEIGLPYEPHFINIGANETWGPEYLSLNPNGKIPAILDPNGPGGKPLALFESGAILIYLAEKTGKLMSSDPAKRYETIEWVMFQMAGLGPMFGQLGFFHKFAGKDIEDKRPRDRYAKESHRIIRVLETRLEGRDWVMGDEYSIADIAMLGWVRNLIGFYGAGEFVEYDQLKRVPEWLESGLARPAVQRGLDIPKRPA; this is encoded by the coding sequence ATGGCCGACCTTTCCGCCTTTCCGATCACTTCCAGATGGCCCGCCGAAAACCCGGACGTGCTGCAGCTCTATTCGACGCCGACACCGAACGGCGTGAAAGTGTCGATCATGCTGGAAGAAATCGGCCTGCCCTACGAGCCGCATTTCATCAATATCGGCGCCAATGAGACCTGGGGGCCGGAATACCTGTCGCTCAACCCGAACGGAAAGATCCCGGCGATCCTCGATCCCAACGGCCCCGGCGGCAAACCGCTGGCGCTGTTCGAGTCGGGCGCGATCCTGATCTATCTCGCCGAAAAAACCGGCAAGCTGATGTCGTCGGATCCGGCCAAGCGCTACGAGACGATCGAGTGGGTGATGTTCCAGATGGCCGGTCTCGGGCCGATGTTCGGTCAGCTCGGTTTCTTCCACAAGTTCGCCGGCAAGGACATCGAGGACAAGCGCCCGCGCGACCGTTATGCCAAGGAATCGCACCGCATCATCCGCGTGCTGGAGACCCGCCTCGAAGGCCGCGACTGGGTGATGGGCGACGAATATTCGATCGCCGACATCGCCATGCTCGGCTGGGTCCGCAACCTGATCGGCTTCTACGGCGCCGGCGAATTCGTGGAATACGACCAGCTGAAACGCGTGCCGGAATGGCTGGAGAGCGGCCTAGCACGGCCAGCCGTCCAGCGCGGCCTGGATATCCCGAAGCGTCCGGCCTGA
- a CDS encoding GFA family protein — protein MPKPTLPMEGSCRCGQVRLKISAPPILTMACHCTGCQKMSASAFSLSAAIPSEGFEVTQGEPVIGGLHGDDAHHYHCPHCKSWMFTRPVGMDWFVNLRPTMLDDPQWFVPFIETYTSERLPWATTPAVHSYETFPPMEAYEGLAKEFAGRD, from the coding sequence ATGCCGAAACCCACTCTCCCCATGGAAGGTTCATGCCGCTGCGGGCAGGTGCGCCTGAAGATCAGCGCACCGCCGATCCTGACCATGGCCTGCCATTGCACCGGCTGCCAGAAGATGAGCGCCAGCGCTTTCTCGCTCTCCGCTGCGATCCCGTCCGAAGGGTTCGAGGTGACGCAAGGCGAGCCGGTGATCGGCGGCCTGCATGGCGACGACGCCCACCACTATCACTGCCCGCATTGCAAGAGCTGGATGTTCACCAGGCCGGTCGGCATGGACTGGTTCGTCAACCTGCGTCCGACCATGCTCGACGACCCGCAATGGTTCGTGCCCTTCATCGAGACCTATACGTCCGAAAGGCTGCCCTGGGCGACGACGCCGGCCGTGCATTCCTACGAAACCTTCCCGCCGATGGAAGCCTATGAGGGCCTGGCGAAGGAATTTGCGGGCCGGGACTAG
- a CDS encoding VOC family protein — MDTSAQTNDKQVASPVRGGVVAYLQLDGAMKAAEYYKNALGAEIESFHPVDDQGRTMHIHLYINGSSVMLCDPYPDYGHPLEKPQAFTMMLPVDDIDFWWKRAVDAGMTVETELQVMFWGDRYGQVRDPFGVAWAMNAPVKG; from the coding sequence ATGGATACGAGTGCCCAGACGAACGACAAGCAGGTGGCATCGCCCGTCCGCGGCGGCGTGGTCGCCTATCTTCAGCTCGACGGGGCGATGAAGGCTGCCGAATATTACAAAAACGCCCTCGGCGCCGAGATCGAATCCTTTCATCCGGTGGATGACCAGGGCCGCACGATGCACATCCATCTCTATATCAACGGCAGTTCGGTAATGCTCTGCGATCCCTATCCGGATTACGGCCACCCGCTCGAAAAACCGCAGGCCTTCACCATGATGCTGCCGGTCGACGACATCGATTTCTGGTGGAAACGCGCCGTCGATGCCGGCATGACGGTGGAGACCGAGCTGCAGGTGATGTTCTGGGGCGACCGCTACGGCCAGGTCCGCGATCCCTTCGGCGTCGCCTGGGCGATGAACGCGCCGGTCAAGGGCTGA
- a CDS encoding D-alanyl-D-alanine carboxypeptidase, which translates to MYRIPQILAFLLVLGASLAISRSAEAGYAHFIYDAKSGKVLASENADEINHPASLTKMMTLYMTFEALREGRLKWDQDIVVTPNAASKIPSKLGVPAGRMITVREAVLGMVVRSANDAAATMGDYLGGSEDRFGEMMTRKARALGMSRTVFRNASGLPDDEQVTTARDMAQLALALIRDFPREYQLFSLKNMEFRGKRLRGHNNLMYRYPGMDGVKTGFTNASGYNIASAVTIDGRRVIGVVMGGKSARKRDDQMAALLDRYVPGNNAASGGLVAFETQKRPAQDTLPLAFATPSPRKEITLGVAPKTAIANLYAAPPNAVPQTAPVPTAPSRMASSQTMTSQQPVGSLWRIQIAAAASRDQASALLEKAMPLLAQGYGRVAPSVESYADSGKEIFRARFVGFADGDAATRACSALQAKAINCFVVR; encoded by the coding sequence ATGTATCGAATTCCGCAGATTTTGGCATTCCTGTTGGTGCTTGGCGCCTCTCTGGCGATCAGCCGTTCGGCAGAGGCCGGTTACGCCCATTTCATCTATGACGCGAAGAGCGGCAAGGTTCTGGCGTCGGAGAATGCCGACGAGATCAACCACCCGGCATCGCTCACCAAGATGATGACGCTCTACATGACCTTCGAGGCGCTGCGCGAAGGCCGCCTCAAATGGGACCAGGACATCGTCGTGACGCCGAACGCGGCGTCGAAGATCCCCTCCAAGCTCGGCGTGCCTGCCGGTCGGATGATCACCGTACGCGAGGCCGTGCTTGGCATGGTCGTACGCTCGGCCAATGACGCGGCGGCGACGATGGGCGACTATCTCGGCGGTTCGGAAGACCGTTTCGGCGAGATGATGACCAGGAAGGCCCGCGCGCTTGGCATGAGCCGCACCGTGTTCCGCAATGCGTCCGGCCTGCCGGACGACGAACAGGTGACGACGGCGCGCGACATGGCCCAGCTGGCGCTGGCGCTGATCCGCGACTTCCCCAGGGAATATCAGCTCTTTTCTTTGAAGAACATGGAGTTCCGCGGCAAGCGCCTGCGCGGCCACAACAACCTGATGTATCGCTATCCCGGAATGGACGGCGTCAAGACCGGCTTTACCAACGCTTCCGGTTACAATATCGCCAGCGCCGTCACCATCGACGGCCGGCGGGTGATCGGCGTGGTGATGGGCGGCAAGAGCGCCCGCAAGCGCGACGACCAGATGGCGGCGCTTCTCGACCGCTACGTGCCCGGCAACAATGCCGCATCCGGCGGTCTGGTGGCATTCGAGACCCAGAAACGACCGGCCCAAGACACGCTGCCGCTCGCGTTTGCGACGCCTTCGCCACGCAAGGAGATCACGCTCGGCGTTGCGCCCAAGACCGCGATTGCCAATCTCTATGCCGCGCCTCCGAACGCCGTTCCCCAGACCGCGCCAGTCCCGACTGCCCCATCCCGGATGGCGTCGTCTCAGACAATGACGTCGCAGCAGCCGGTCGGGTCGCTCTGGCGCATCCAGATCGCAGCCGCCGCCAGCCGCGACCAGGCATCCGCGCTGCTGGAAAAGGCAATGCCGCTGCTCGCCCAAGGTTATGGCCGCGTTGCGCCGAGCGTCGAAAGTTATGCCGATAGCGGCAAGGAAATCTTCCGCGCACGTTTCGTCGGTTTTGCCGACGGCGACGCCGCCACGCGCGCCTGCTCGGCCCTGCAGGCCAAGGCGATCAACTGCTTCGTGGTGCGCTGA
- the glpK gene encoding glycerol kinase GlpK produces the protein MGGYVLAIDQGTTSTRAIVFDGDMQIAGIGQKEFTQIFPKSGWVEHDPEEIWETVLWAVKQALKEAKLKASEIAAIGITNQRETVVVWERESGKPIHNAIVWQDRRTASYCEKLKRQDLEKLFTRRTGLLLDPYFSGTKLSWMLANVKGARARAAKGELCFGTIDTFLIWRLTGGKSFVTDATNASRTLIYNIADNRWDEDLLKILRIPAAMLPEVKDCADEFGITDESLFGAAIPILGVAGDQQAAVIGQACFEPGMMKSTYGTGCFAVLNTGADMVRSKNRLLTTIAYRLNGETTYALEGSIFIAGAAVQWLRDGLGIIERASQSGELAQEADPQQEVYLVPAFTGLGAPYWDAEARGAMFGLTRATGPAEISRAALEAVCYQTRDLYDAMQKDWRNTNGSTVLRVDGGMVASDWTMQRLSDLIDAPVDRPTILETTALGAAWLAGSKAGVWPDQKAFAKSWARQRRFEPQMDEKTRSAKIRGWKDAVRRTLTNA, from the coding sequence ATGGGTGGTTATGTTCTGGCGATCGATCAGGGAACGACGTCGACGCGGGCGATCGTGTTCGACGGCGACATGCAGATTGCCGGCATCGGCCAGAAGGAATTCACCCAGATCTTCCCGAAATCCGGCTGGGTCGAGCATGATCCGGAGGAGATCTGGGAAACTGTGCTCTGGGCGGTCAAGCAGGCGCTCAAGGAAGCCAAGCTGAAGGCCTCCGAGATTGCCGCGATCGGCATCACCAACCAGCGTGAGACGGTCGTCGTCTGGGAGCGCGAAAGCGGCAAGCCGATCCACAACGCCATCGTCTGGCAGGACCGCCGCACCGCCAGCTATTGCGAAAAGCTGAAACGGCAGGACCTCGAAAAGCTGTTCACCCGCCGCACCGGTCTGCTGCTCGATCCCTATTTTTCCGGCACCAAGCTTTCCTGGATGCTCGCCAACGTAAAGGGTGCGCGGGCGAGGGCGGCCAAGGGCGAACTCTGCTTCGGCACGATCGACACCTTTCTGATCTGGCGCCTGACCGGTGGAAAAAGCTTCGTCACCGATGCGACCAATGCCTCGCGCACACTGATCTACAACATCGCCGATAACCGCTGGGACGAGGACCTCCTCAAAATCCTGCGCATTCCCGCCGCCATGCTGCCGGAGGTCAAGGATTGCGCCGACGAATTCGGCATCACCGACGAAAGCCTGTTCGGTGCGGCGATCCCGATTCTCGGCGTCGCGGGCGACCAGCAGGCGGCTGTCATCGGCCAGGCCTGTTTCGAACCGGGCATGATGAAATCCACCTACGGCACCGGCTGCTTTGCAGTGCTGAATACCGGCGCCGATATGGTGCGCTCCAAGAACCGGCTGCTCACCACCATTGCCTACCGCCTGAACGGCGAGACGACCTATGCGCTGGAAGGGTCGATTTTCATCGCCGGTGCAGCAGTGCAATGGCTGCGCGACGGGCTCGGCATTATCGAAAGAGCTTCCCAATCCGGGGAGTTGGCGCAAGAAGCCGATCCTCAACAGGAAGTCTACCTGGTACCCGCCTTTACCGGTCTCGGCGCGCCCTATTGGGATGCGGAAGCGCGCGGCGCGATGTTCGGCCTGACGCGTGCGACCGGTCCTGCGGAAATCTCCCGCGCTGCGCTGGAGGCGGTCTGCTACCAGACCCGCGACCTCTACGACGCGATGCAGAAGGACTGGCGCAACACCAACGGCAGCACGGTCCTGCGCGTCGACGGCGGCATGGTCGCCTCCGATTGGACGATGCAGCGGCTCTCGGATCTGATCGACGCTCCTGTTGACCGGCCGACCATCCTCGAGACGACGGCGCTTGGAGCCGCCTGGCTCGCCGGTTCCAAGGCGGGCGTCTGGCCGGACCAAAAAGCGTTCGCGAAAAGCTGGGCGCGGCAGCGCCGATTCGAGCCACAGATGGATGAAAAGACCCGTTCCGCGAAGATTCGCGGCTGGAAGGATGCCGTCAGGAGAACATTAACAAATGCGTAA
- a CDS encoding YidB family protein yields the protein MGLFDGLGSVISDALGGKPVNILAVAENIFQNAGGFNGIIAQLNQAGLGEQVSSWIGTGSNLPVSADQIRSALSSEQVRSLASAFGINVDQLPQLLADHLPTAVDKASPNGVLPS from the coding sequence ATGGGACTGTTTGATGGTCTTGGGAGTGTGATCAGCGATGCCTTGGGCGGCAAGCCGGTCAATATACTGGCGGTCGCCGAAAACATCTTTCAAAATGCCGGCGGCTTCAACGGGATCATCGCCCAGCTCAACCAGGCGGGGCTTGGCGAGCAGGTGTCTTCGTGGATCGGTACCGGCTCCAATCTTCCGGTTTCCGCCGACCAGATCAGGTCGGCGCTTTCTTCCGAGCAGGTGCGCAGCCTGGCAAGTGCCTTCGGCATTAATGTCGATCAACTGCCCCAGCTTCTTGCAGATCACTTGCCGACCGCAGTCGACAAGGCGAGCCCGAACGGGGTTCTCCCGTCCTGA
- a CDS encoding 3-hydroxybutyrate dehydrogenase, which translates to MSRTVVVTGSTSGIGLGVAKAFAAEGANVVINGFGPADAIEATRSELDALGAGTVLYHGADMTKPVEIEDLIATAVKSFGTVDVLVNNAGIQHVAKIEEFPPEKWDQLIAILLTSAFHTMRHSIPLMKATGKGRIINVASAHALVASPFKSAYVAAKHGILGLTKTAALELAEFGITVNAICPGYVLTPLVEKQIPDTARERGITEEQVKTEVMLKLQATKEFVAIDEVAQAAIYLASDAAKSITGTHISIDGGWTAQ; encoded by the coding sequence ATGAGCAGAACCGTCGTCGTCACCGGCTCCACGAGCGGCATCGGGCTCGGCGTTGCAAAGGCGTTTGCGGCCGAGGGCGCCAATGTGGTGATCAACGGTTTCGGACCGGCTGACGCGATCGAGGCGACGCGTAGCGAACTCGATGCGCTCGGCGCCGGCACGGTGCTTTATCACGGCGCCGACATGACCAAGCCCGTCGAGATCGAGGACCTGATCGCAACCGCGGTCAAGTCCTTCGGCACGGTCGACGTGCTGGTCAACAATGCCGGCATCCAGCACGTGGCGAAGATCGAGGAATTCCCGCCGGAAAAGTGGGACCAGCTGATCGCCATCCTGCTGACCTCGGCCTTCCACACGATGCGCCATTCCATTCCCTTGATGAAGGCGACCGGCAAGGGCCGTATCATCAACGTGGCATCCGCCCATGCGCTGGTCGCCTCGCCGTTCAAATCCGCCTATGTGGCTGCCAAACATGGTATTTTAGGACTAACCAAAACGGCGGCCTTGGAACTTGCGGAATTCGGGATTACCGTGAATGCGATATGCCCGGGCTACGTGCTGACCCCGCTGGTTGAGAAGCAGATCCCCGATACCGCCCGCGAACGCGGCATCACCGAGGAACAGGTGAAGACCGAGGTAATGCTGAAGCTGCAGGCGACCAAGGAATTCGTGGCGATCGATGAAGTGGCGCAGGCCGCGATCTATCTCGCGAGCGATGCGGCGAAGAGCATTACCGGCACGCATATCTCGATAGACGGCGGCTGGACCGCCCAATAA
- the xdhA gene encoding xanthine dehydrogenase small subunit: MSEAIRFIVNGEEITLGDFGPTETLLDYLRLRRRLTGTKEGCAEGDCGACTVLIGRLTEHGLRYESVNACIRFLGSLHGTHVVTVEHLAGRDGALHPVQQAMVDFHGSQCGFCTPGFIMSLYGLWLSNGTPTRADIESALQGNLCRCTGYEPIVKAAEHISVNRPSSLFDPLERDRIQIMAKLWGIHSGNDTTIITKDGARSIVPASVAAFADILADEPEATIVAGATDVGLWVTKQMRLLNPVIFINHLTELQSIVTDETGITIGAGVSYTQAFDVLSDEIPSLGRLIDRIGGQQVRNMGTIGGNIANGSPIGDTPPPLIALGAELTLRSHSGRRTIALEDYFLSYGKQDRLPTEFVEKVFVPRPAEGSHFAVYKISKRRDEDISALCGAFHLLLDADGKVETIRIAFGGMAATPKRAKHVEDALLGEVWSWGAISAVRDAFVEDYQPLTDWRATAEYRSLTARNLLTRFFLETAGAPAELRRFEMEEA; this comes from the coding sequence ATGAGCGAAGCCATCCGCTTCATCGTGAATGGAGAAGAGATAACCCTTGGAGATTTTGGTCCGACGGAAACCCTTCTCGACTATCTTCGCCTGAGGCGGCGGCTGACAGGTACCAAGGAAGGCTGTGCGGAGGGCGACTGCGGCGCCTGCACGGTGCTGATTGGGCGGTTGACGGAACACGGGCTGCGCTACGAAAGCGTCAACGCCTGCATCCGATTCTTGGGCTCCCTGCACGGCACCCATGTGGTGACCGTCGAGCATCTCGCCGGCCGTGACGGCGCGCTGCATCCGGTGCAGCAGGCGATGGTCGATTTCCACGGCTCGCAATGCGGCTTCTGCACCCCCGGCTTCATCATGTCCCTCTACGGCCTGTGGCTCTCCAACGGCACGCCGACGCGCGCCGATATCGAAAGCGCGCTGCAGGGCAATCTCTGTCGCTGCACCGGCTATGAGCCGATCGTCAAGGCGGCCGAACACATCTCCGTCAATCGACCGAGCTCGCTCTTCGATCCGCTGGAGCGCGACCGTATCCAGATCATGGCGAAACTCTGGGGCATCCATTCGGGCAACGACACGACCATCATCACCAAGGATGGCGCCCGCTCGATCGTGCCGGCTTCGGTTGCTGCCTTTGCCGACATCCTCGCCGACGAACCCGAGGCGACGATCGTCGCCGGCGCGACCGATGTCGGCCTGTGGGTGACGAAGCAGATGCGGCTCCTCAACCCGGTGATCTTCATCAACCACCTGACCGAACTGCAGTCGATCGTAACGGACGAGACCGGCATCACCATCGGTGCCGGCGTCAGCTACACACAGGCCTTCGACGTGTTGTCCGACGAGATCCCGTCGCTTGGCCGGCTGATCGACCGGATCGGCGGCCAACAGGTGCGCAACATGGGCACGATCGGCGGCAACATCGCCAACGGTTCGCCGATCGGGGACACCCCGCCGCCTTTGATCGCGCTCGGAGCCGAACTGACGCTGCGCTCCCATTCCGGCCGCCGCACGATCGCGCTCGAGGACTATTTCCTGAGCTACGGGAAGCAGGACCGGCTGCCGACCGAATTCGTCGAGAAGGTTTTCGTCCCCCGTCCGGCCGAGGGCAGCCATTTCGCCGTCTACAAGATCTCCAAGCGCCGCGACGAGGACATCTCGGCGCTCTGCGGCGCCTTCCATCTGCTGCTCGATGCCGACGGCAAGGTCGAGACCATCCGCATCGCCTTCGGCGGCATGGCGGCGACCCCGAAACGGGCGAAACACGTCGAGGACGCGCTCCTCGGCGAGGTCTGGAGCTGGGGTGCCATCTCTGCCGTGCGCGATGCGTTCGTGGAGGACTACCAGCCCCTCACCGACTGGCGGGCGACAGCGGAATACCGCAGCCTCACTGCCCGTAACCTGCTCACCCGCTTTTTCCTGGAAACCGCCGGAGCGCCCGCGGAACTCCGCCGGTTCGAGATGGAGGAGGCGTGA